The DNA window GCCTTTTCACCTAaactgttcctagacagcaggaatttccacctcctgaacccacaaactctcaagagactTGGCACTCTATAGCTATCCAAAAAGGCTAAGATTAAAAGGACAAGCTCTGAGACAATTCTATAAGTAACAACAGTAACAAATATGTTCAAAATACAGTATACGTACACTCTTTACACTGCGAGCAGTACAATACCAAAATACAGATACAAGAAATAAACTTCCAATACAACTGAACTGTCAATAatcagtacaatacaatacacttGACTTTCAATTACTTTCTGTATACTATACGTAACTGTTAATAACTCTCTGTAACTTAAACCCAACCTAACCGGTACTGTCactctacagtacagtataaaagTACGCAATACTACTAGCACCCATGTGCTTAACAATACacaaccactgatctacacagtgtacacaacaCACGCTATAAACCCATAGGACCGAGGTTCAAATACAACCTAACATACGTACTTTGTACAGTGAAGTACAACCTAGCCAAACACTTAAAATCTGATTTTACTAATTAACAATAGGGGTACGTACggcatttaaacaaaacaatatttatgacTTAAACTCTTACTATACTGAAGTCAGCTCGCTCGCGATAAAGAAGAAGAGGACTCTACGCTCGCGGTAAAGGAGAAGAGGACTCTACGCTCGCGGTAAAGGAGATCGCGGACATCGAGACTCCATCAACGCTAGCTCGCTATATAGTATGTTGGTATgatccgccatcttggaaaccAATGGCTTCGAGCCAGAAGCCGAACCATCCAAAAACCTGAGGCATCCCGCCTCTGAGAAGGGTGACATCTCCTCACGGACTCCAGATAGTAAAGATAAGAGGTAAATCTGGGCTATTGACGACCCAAGATTAAGTAAAAATTACGGAAATACAAAGGGATAACGAGGCGAACCCCGGAGCTCTGCAGGGACGATGCTCGCCATACAACAACGTATACAGAAACTGAACAAAAATACATGTGCAAACAACTAACGCTAAAAACTGACGATTACAGTATATTACgtaatacatgtaaatacaACGGGTGcacacaacaaaatttcacttcactacaAATGCAACAGAAAAGCCTTGGTGTCTTGAATTATATTATAGCTATTTGtggttaaaaaaaagaagaaaaaacctcTTGTATATCAGCACAGCAACGTACCGTGATGCTTAGGAGGAAACGTCAAAATTCTTCAGTGTTTCACACATGTAGTAGCAAACTTTCTGTCAATGAAATGACATTTCTACAGTGTAGCCCTAATTGAGAAGTGTTTGTCATTGTGGGTTCCTCTCTGTTTTGAGTCAAATCCtgatttctttatattttgtgcCATAATTAATTTGGTCTTTGGATCATTTAATCTAAGAGGTCAGCTACCCTCTTACTGTATTCAATATTACGTCGCAAGATGTCCTTAGAGTATTGTGGGAAACATCTGTTTGTATTTTCAATAACTTCTTCATTTGTCCTGAATGTTTTGATCGTGTCTTTGCCGTTGCTATCATACTGAATGTATATCTTTCCTATAATTATTGTCCATAGACCTCTTGAAAAACCACAGACAAAAAGATCCTTGTGTCCTTCTGGTAACAAACGTGCATTCCTTGCAAGCATGTCACCAATTAGATAACAGGATTCCCACTTTGTTTCCTTAATTATGTCATATGTTATGAAGGTCTTCCACATCACTCCGTCCTCATTGTATACGTTGGCATCAATGTTTGGATCGCCGGTCTCCTCTCGAATCGGTATGCACAGTCTTACGATGCCTGGACATTCACGGAAAAACCTTATTCCGTGGCCGAGGATTTGGTACACTTGGGACATCCGGGCAAAGTTTAGTGGTACGGGTTCAAAGATTGGCAAACGTGTCCCAGGTTCTACCAAGTGAAGACTGCCTTTCTCTGTAACATTTTGTACAACTAATCCAATGTGACTTTTATACACGGGCGTTCTGTCCTTATTTGACGTTCCGCCTACGTTGTACGCTTCATATCCCATTCGTTGCAGTACAGCCTTAGTGAAGGTGTTAATTTGAGGACATACACCACCTTGCTTGTTTAACATCATATCTTTAACTTGCTGTTGGCTTGGACATCTACCCTGGTATTCCGGAGTAATGTAAGTCAAGACTGTGAAAGGTTGAACCATCTTTGTCCGCCTTTGTACCTCACAGAGGAAATTAAATTTGCCCTGGTTCTGTATTTGCGAGAGAGGGTTTGGTATATCCAATACCTTCTCCAGGTACATAACAGCCTCCTCTTTAGTAAGTGGGAAGACATCTGATTCATCATTGTGTGCTTTCTGTTTGATAAAAAGTAAGAAGCTTCATGTAAAGTAACTGCAATTGATCGTTTCTCGTGAGCTAAATCTTGTCCCGAATGCTATGATGTTGTCGAAGCAAGTGTAAATTCACTGATTTAGGAATAAATTGTTTAAGGACTTTGGTGACGTGTTCTCCTCATCTCTCCTCTCCCTACCCCCTTACTTCCTCCTGTTCATTGGATTGGTCATGTTTGTTCTTAAAGTTCATTCAGTTAAACCGATAGTCCAGGAGCTCATTTACTTTAGTACAAATTCTAAGGATCCTAGcaaaatatgtatttaattCCTATCCATCACTTTTAAGATAAATTTGAAGACCACTgaatttgtcacaatttgttaagAAAGTGAATCTAAGGCTAATAGGAATGCTGGCATACAGTAGCTTCACACTGACAACAAAatgctttgtttttcattgttttcattcTATTGCTTGAAGTGTTTTGGTAGAATGCCAACTTCAGGTAccataagggggggggg is part of the Apostichopus japonicus isolate 1M-3 chromosome 22, ASM3797524v1, whole genome shotgun sequence genome and encodes:
- the LOC139963952 gene encoding uncharacterized protein, encoding MLSSRTVQLRHLKHLPWSVKQSNTSMPTLWTGQLAFFASHGRNLSQIGTTANIQKAHNDESDVFPLTKEEAVMYLEKVLDIPNPLSQIQNQGKFNFLCEVQRRTKMVQPFTVLTYITPEYQGRCPSQQQVKDMMLNKQGGVCPQINTFTKAVLQRMGYEAYNVGGTSNKDRTPVYKSHIGLVVQNVTEKGSLHLVEPGTRLPIFEPVPLNFARMSQVYQILGHGIRFFRECPGIVRLCIPIREETGDPNIDANVYNEDGVMWKTFITYDIIKETKWESCYLIGDMLARNARLLPEGHKDLFVCGFSRGLWTIIIGKIYIQYDSNGKDTIKTFRTNEEVIENTNRCFPQYSKDILRRNIEYSKRVADLLD